In the Scyliorhinus canicula chromosome 23, sScyCan1.1, whole genome shotgun sequence genome, one interval contains:
- the lin7b gene encoding protein lin-7 homolog B translates to MAALADSLSLERDVARAIELLEKLQRSGNVPPQKLQTLQRVLQSKFCSAIREVYEQLYETLDINGSPEIRAHATAKATVAAFAASEGHAHPRVVELPKTEEGLGFNIMGGKEQNSPIYISRIIPGGVADRHGGLKRGDQLLSVNGVSVEGEQHEKAVELLKAAQGTVKLVVRYTPKVLEEMEARFEKMRTARRRQQHNSYSSLESRG, encoded by the exons ATGGCGGCGTTGGCCGATTCTCTGTCACTTGAGAGAG ATGTTGCCAGAGCGATCGAGCTGCTGGAGAAGTTGCAGCGGAGTGGCAACGTCCCACCACAGAAACTGCAGACGCTGCAGCGAGTTCTTCAGAGCAAGTTCTGCTCGGCCATCCGAGAG GTGTACGAACAACTTTACGAAACACTCGACATCAATGGCAGCCCCGAGATCAGAGCGCATGCAACAGCCAAG GCAACAGTTGCGGCCTTCGCAGCCAGTGAGGGGCACGCACACCCTCGAGTTGTCGAACTTCCCAAAACAGAAGAAGGACTTGGCTTCAACATCATGGGCGGGAAGGAGCAGAACTCCCCAATCTACATATCCCGAATTATCCCTGGAGGAGTAGCAGACAGACACGGAGGCCTTAAACGGGGCGACCAGTTACTCTCGGTTAACGGAGTG AGTGTGGAGGGGGAACAGCACGAGAAGGCAGTGGAGTTGTTGAAAGCTGCTCAAGGCACAGTGAAATTGGTGGTGCGATACACACCCAAAGTCCTGGAAGAGATGGAGGCGCGCTTTGAGAAGATGAGGACAGCTCGCCGCAGGCAGCAACACAACAGCTACTC GTCGCTGGAATCCAGAGGATAG
- the LOC119956424 gene encoding neurotrophin-4-like produces MITLLYTMVVLHLGSIKAAPLQPNSTLLNHRSPQDELGRESRLNDEEAAGREYLLDDMVPDIQDLGDDASGREWDFYSPRVTLAARPPGVPPLLFIMEESLSQADVANRTWRAKRQAGAGGVDPSRRGDLSVCDSFSRWVTDRRAAVDVHGKMVTVMIEVPTSTGPLKQYFYETKCNERSTTAQGGCRGVDKRHWISECKTKQSYVRALTVDTQKRAGWRWIRIDTSCVCTLINRTGRI; encoded by the coding sequence atgatcacccttctTTATACCATGGTCGTTTTGCATCTTGGAAGCATCAAAGCTGCTCCCCTACAACCAAACTCCACTCTATTAAACCACAGATCACCTCAGGATGAGCTCGGGCGGGAAAGCCGATTGAATGACGAGGAGGCAGCCGGCAGGGAATATCTACTCGACGACATGGTCCCCGACATCCAGGATCTGGGCGATGACGCCTCGGGGAGGGAGTGGGACTTTTATTCCCCGCGGGTGACCCTGGCCGCCCGGCCGCCCGGCGTCCCGCCCTTGCTCTTCATCATGGAGGAGTCGCTGAGCCAAGCCGACGTGGCCAACCGGACTTGGCGGGCCAAGAGGCAGGCGGGGGCCGGCGGCGTTGACCCCTCGCGGCGGGGGGACCTCTCGGTCTGCGACAGCTTCAGCCGCTGGGTGACGGACCGGCGGGCCGCCGTCGACGTCCACGGCAAGATGGTGACCGTCATGATCGAGGTTCCCACCTCCACCGGCCCCCTGAAGCAGTACTTCTACGAGACGAAATGCAACGAGCGCTCCACCACCGCCCAGGGGGGCTGCAGGGGCGTCGACAAGAGACACTGGATTTCCGAATGCAAGACCAAGCAATCCTATGTGCGGGCACTCACCGTGGATACCCAAAAACGAGCCGGTTGGCGTTGGATACGGATAGACACATCATGTGTGTGCACATTGATCAATCGAACTGGAAGAATCTGA